The Arthrobacter oryzae DNA window TGGGCACACATCCGATGGCCGGCCGGGAAAAGTCAGGGCCCGTGGCGGCCCGCGGTGAGCTGTTCACCTCCATGCCCTGGGTAGTTTGCCCTTCCGGGGAAACGTCGCCCGGTGCCCTGCTGGCCGCCCGTGCCCTGGCCACGGACCTCGGTGCCGTGGTCACGCAGTTCGGCGCAGAGGAACATGACCACGCTGTAGCGCTCGTGTCGCACCTTCCCCAGGTGATGTCATCGCTGGTGGCCAGCCGGCTGCAGGGTACGCCCCTGCACGCCCTGTCCCTGGCCGGAAACGGCTTGCGCGACGTCACCCGCATCGCGGCCAGCGATCCGACGCTGTGGGTCCAGATCCTGGGCGCCAATGCGGGCCCGGTGGTCGAGATCCTGCACGGAGTGCGGGAGGACCTCAACCGCCTGATCGGCACGCTTGAAGATCCTGCCGCCCCCGGTGCCCGCCTGGACCTGGCCCAGCTAATCAGTGAGGGAAACGCCGGGCAGTCCAGGATTCCCGGCAAGCATGGCGGACCGCCGCAGGCGTATTCCTGGTTGACCGTCCTGGTGGACGACCGGCCGGGGCAGATCGCCCGCCTCCTGACGGAGATCGGCGAAATCGGGGTCAACCTCGAAGACCTGCGGCTGGACCATTCGTCCGGGCAGAATGTAGGAATGGTGGAACTGTCGGTTTTGCCCAACAAACATGATCTGCTCATCGAAGCACTCAACGACCGTGGATGGCGGGTACTGCAGTAATGACACAGGA harbors:
- a CDS encoding prephenate dehydrogenase; the encoded protein is MSAFRTHGRGHLRGPVVVIGTGLLGTSIGLGLRGRGVSVFLSDPSPTNQAVAVDIGAGLPLSRLGDEQPELVVVAAPPDVTADVVERALTEYPAATVVDIASVKAGILADLRGRGVDLARYVGTHPMAGREKSGPVAARGELFTSMPWVVCPSGETSPGALLAARALATDLGAVVTQFGAEEHDHAVALVSHLPQVMSSLVASRLQGTPLHALSLAGNGLRDVTRIAASDPTLWVQILGANAGPVVEILHGVREDLNRLIGTLEDPAAPGARLDLAQLISEGNAGQSRIPGKHGGPPQAYSWLTVLVDDRPGQIARLLTEIGEIGVNLEDLRLDHSSGQNVGMVELSVLPNKHDLLIEALNDRGWRVLQ